The nucleotide window CTTTAAAACCGATGAGGCCGATAGCACCCATGCTTACTCGATCAGCGGCTCGCAGGAATCGGAGAAAATACAGGAGTTTAACAAGATCACTAATGAGTATGGCGCTAAAACTGAAAAGATCGTTACGGAATACCAGGCTAAACTCGCAAAAATAGGGCACCAATCAGATTCATTACTGGCCGTATACAGGCCGCAGTTCCTGAAATCGCAAGACGAGATGAACAAGGCTGTTTATAAATTTGTAACCGAAAACCAAAAATCGCTGGCGGCCTTTTACGCAGCTACATCGCTGGATACTTATAAATATGAGCAGCAACTGGTAGCTTATGCTGATGCGATAAAAGATACTTTTAAAGGCAATGCCGCAGTGCAGCAGTTTGTAAAACAAATGATGCTGGTAAAACCTATCTCGGTTGGCCATAAAGCGCCCGATTTTACCACCATGATGATGGATGGCAAAACGGTAAAACTATCTGACTATAAAGGCAAATACGTGATGCTTGACTTTTGGGCATCATGGTGTGGGCCATGCCGGGCAGAAATGCCCAATGTAGTAAAACAATACGCCACTTATAAAAGTAAAGGTTTAAATATTTTAGGCATATCGCTGGATGATGATAAACAAGCCTGGCAAAAAGGTATTGCCGAACTGAGCATGACCTGGGAACAAGCATCTGATCTGAAAAAGTTTGACGGCCCTACAG belongs to Mucilaginibacter boryungensis and includes:
- a CDS encoding redoxin domain-containing protein, whose protein sequence is MKNRIYSSLALLALIIASCADKNAFHINGTLEHPGAIKKVYLLEADSAQVNVVDSVNLSEDGKFQFKHPSVYANLYKLRIGANVFDLIAQNGDDITFKTDEADSTHAYSISGSQESEKIQEFNKITNEYGAKTEKIVTEYQAKLAKIGHQSDSLLAVYRPQFLKSQDEMNKAVYKFVTENQKSLAAFYAATSLDTYKYEQQLVAYADAIKDTFKGNAAVQQFVKQMMLVKPISVGHKAPDFTTMMMDGKTVKLSDYKGKYVMLDFWASWCGPCRAEMPNVVKQYATYKSKGLNILGISLDDDKQAWQKGIAELSMTWEQASDLKKFDGPTEKLYHIEAIPANFIIDPQGIIVAKNLSGADLEDFLNKTFNKGQ